The following coding sequences are from one Kosakonia sp. H02 window:
- the ymiC gene encoding small membrane protein YmiC: MKYWSWLTAFSVSALIWGEIVWLALQ; the protein is encoded by the coding sequence ATGAAATATTGGTCATGGCTTACAGCGTTTTCCGTTTCTGCGCTTATCTGGGGCGAAATCGTTTGGCTGGCCCTTCAGTAA
- a CDS encoding YmiA family putative membrane protein: protein MISDVDCTRLAMPTGSEEPQRDPELKRKAWLAVFLGSAVFWAVVAFLVWKFWG, encoded by the coding sequence ATGATAAGTGATGTCGATTGTACGAGGTTAGCAATGCCAACAGGAAGTGAAGAACCGCAAAGGGACCCCGAGCTGAAGCGTAAAGCCTGGCTGGCGGTATTTCTCGGCTCTGCCGTGTTTTGGGCAGTCGTCGCGTTCCTGGTCTGGAAATTTTGGGGTTAA
- the cysB gene encoding HTH-type transcriptional regulator CysB, whose translation MKLQQLRYIVEVVNHNLNVSSTAEGLYTSQPGISKQVRMLEDELGIQIFARSGKHLTQVTPAGQEIIRIAREVLSKVEAIKSVAGEHTWPDKGSLYVATTHTQARYALPNVIKGFIERYPRVSLHMHQGSPTQIAEAVSKGNADFAIATEALHLYDDLVMLPCYHWNRSIVVTPDHPLAAKQSVSIDELAQYPLVTYTFGFTGRSELDTAFNRAGLTPRIVFTATDADVIKTYVRLGLGVGVIASMAVDPVSDPDLVKLDAHEIFSHSTTKIGFRRSTFLRSYMYDFIQRFAPHLTRDVVDAAVALRSNDDIEAMFKDIKLPQK comes from the coding sequence ATGAAACTACAGCAGCTTCGCTATATTGTTGAGGTGGTGAATCACAACCTCAATGTCTCCTCCACGGCGGAGGGGCTTTACACTTCGCAGCCTGGCATCAGTAAGCAAGTCCGTATGCTTGAAGATGAACTCGGTATACAAATTTTTGCCCGCAGTGGTAAACATCTTACCCAGGTGACACCGGCCGGGCAGGAAATCATCCGTATCGCCCGGGAAGTTTTATCGAAAGTTGAGGCGATAAAATCCGTGGCGGGGGAGCATACCTGGCCGGATAAAGGGTCGCTGTACGTTGCCACCACCCACACTCAGGCTCGTTATGCGCTGCCTAACGTGATTAAAGGCTTTATTGAGCGTTACCCGCGCGTCTCGTTGCATATGCATCAAGGATCACCGACGCAAATTGCTGAGGCGGTGTCGAAAGGCAATGCTGATTTCGCCATCGCGACTGAAGCGCTGCATCTGTACGACGATCTGGTCATGCTGCCATGCTATCACTGGAACCGTTCTATCGTTGTCACGCCAGATCACCCGCTGGCGGCGAAGCAATCTGTGAGTATTGATGAGTTAGCGCAATATCCACTGGTGACGTATACCTTTGGTTTTACGGGGCGTTCTGAGCTGGATACTGCGTTCAATCGCGCCGGGTTGACGCCACGCATTGTCTTTACCGCGACCGATGCTGATGTGATTAAAACCTATGTACGACTGGGGCTGGGCGTGGGGGTGATTGCCAGTATGGCGGTCGATCCGGTGTCCGATCCGGACCTGGTGAAGCTGGATGCCCATGAAATTTTCAGCCACAGCACCACGAAAATCGGTTTTCGCCGTAGCACCTTCTTACGTAGCTATATGTATGATTTTATTCAACGCTTTGCGCCGCATTTAACGCGTGATGTGGTTGATGCCGCCGTGGCATTACGTTCTAACGATGATATCGAAGCGATGTTTAAAGATATTAAGTTGCCGCAGAAATAA
- the topA gene encoding type I DNA topoisomerase, translating to MGKALVIVESPAKAKTINKYLGNDYVVKSSVGHIRDLPTSGSAPKKSAESTATKPAKKPKKDERGALVNRMGIDPWHNWDAHYEVLPGKEKVVSELKSLAEKADHIYLATDLDREGEAIAWHLREVIGGDEKRYSRVVFNEITKNAIRQAFETPGELNIDRVNAQQARRFMDRVVGYMVSPLLWKKIARGLSAGRVQSVAVRLVVEREREIKAFVPEEFWEIDAVTATPGGDSLPLQVTHEGDKAFRPVNREQTMAAVSLLEKARYTVLDREDKPTSSKPGAPFITSTLQQAASTRLGYGVKKTMMMAQRLYEAGYITYMRTDSTNLSQDAISMVRGYIADNFGKKYLPESANQYASKENSQEAHEAIRPSDVGVLAESLKDMEVDAQKLYQLIWRQFVACQMTPAKYDSTTLTVGAGDFRLKARGRILRFDGWTKVMPALRKGDEDRTLPAVNKGDELSLIELTPAQHFTKPPARFSEASLVKELEKRGIGRPSTYASIISTIQDRGYVRVENRRFYAEKMGEIVTDRLEENFRELMNYDFTAQMEDSLDRVANHEAEWRKVLDSFFGDFSRQLEQAEQDPEAGGMRPNQMVLTSIDCPTCGRKMGIRTASTGVFLGCSGYALPPKERCKTTINLVPENEVLNVLEGDDAETNALRAKRRCQKCGTAMDSYLIDPKRKLHVCGNNPTCDGYEIEEGEFRIKGYDGPIVECEKCGSEMHLKMGRFGKYMACTNDDCKNTRKILRNGEVAPPKEDPVPLPELKCEKSDAYFVLRDGAAGVFLAANTFPKSRETRAPLVEELYRFRDRLPEKLRYLADAPQEDPQGNKTIVRFSRKTKQQYVASEKDGKATGWSAFFIDSKWVEAKK from the coding sequence ATGGGTAAAGCTCTCGTTATCGTTGAGTCCCCGGCAAAAGCCAAAACGATCAATAAATATCTGGGCAATGACTACGTGGTGAAATCCAGCGTAGGTCATATCCGCGATTTGCCGACCAGTGGTTCAGCACCTAAAAAGAGCGCAGAATCCACCGCCACCAAACCGGCTAAGAAGCCTAAAAAGGATGAGCGGGGCGCGCTTGTTAACCGCATGGGGATCGACCCATGGCACAACTGGGACGCACATTATGAAGTGCTGCCAGGCAAAGAGAAGGTGGTTTCCGAGCTGAAATCGCTGGCAGAAAAAGCCGACCACATCTATCTCGCAACCGACCTTGACCGCGAAGGGGAAGCCATTGCATGGCACCTGCGGGAAGTGATCGGCGGCGACGAAAAACGCTACAGCCGTGTAGTGTTCAACGAAATTACCAAGAATGCGATTCGTCAGGCTTTTGAAACGCCGGGCGAACTGAATATTGACCGTGTTAATGCTCAACAGGCGCGTCGTTTTATGGACCGCGTTGTGGGCTATATGGTTTCCCCTCTGCTGTGGAAGAAAATCGCCCGTGGTTTATCCGCCGGACGCGTGCAGTCCGTGGCGGTTCGCCTGGTGGTTGAGCGCGAACGCGAAATCAAAGCCTTCGTTCCGGAAGAGTTCTGGGAAATCGATGCTGTAACGGCAACGCCAGGCGGTGATTCACTGCCATTGCAGGTGACCCACGAGGGCGATAAAGCTTTCCGCCCGGTTAACCGCGAACAGACCATGGCGGCCGTCAGCCTGCTGGAAAAAGCGCGTTATACCGTGCTCGATCGCGAAGATAAGCCGACGAGCAGTAAGCCTGGCGCACCTTTTATTACCTCCACGCTGCAACAGGCTGCCAGTACGCGCCTGGGTTATGGCGTGAAGAAAACCATGATGATGGCGCAGCGTCTGTATGAAGCGGGCTATATCACTTATATGCGTACCGACTCAACTAACCTGAGTCAGGATGCAATAAGCATGGTTCGCGGCTATATCGCAGATAATTTTGGCAAAAAATACCTGCCAGAAAGCGCCAACCAGTACGCCAGCAAAGAGAACTCACAAGAAGCGCACGAAGCGATTCGTCCTTCTGATGTTGGCGTGTTAGCGGAATCGTTAAAAGACATGGAAGTGGATGCGCAGAAACTGTATCAGCTGATCTGGCGTCAGTTTGTGGCCTGCCAGATGACGCCTGCTAAGTATGACTCCACTACATTGACCGTCGGTGCCGGTGATTTCCGCCTGAAAGCGCGTGGGCGTATTTTGCGCTTCGATGGCTGGACAAAGGTCATGCCTGCGCTGCGTAAGGGTGATGAAGATCGCACTCTCCCGGCAGTGAATAAGGGCGATGAACTCTCCCTTATTGAACTGACGCCGGCGCAGCACTTTACCAAACCACCCGCACGTTTTAGCGAAGCATCGCTGGTTAAGGAACTGGAAAAACGCGGTATTGGCCGCCCGTCTACCTATGCGTCGATCATTTCGACCATTCAGGACAGGGGTTATGTTCGCGTTGAAAACCGCCGCTTCTATGCGGAAAAAATGGGTGAAATCGTTACCGATCGTCTGGAAGAGAACTTCCGTGAACTGATGAACTACGATTTCACTGCACAGATGGAAGATAGCCTTGACCGCGTGGCGAACCACGAGGCCGAGTGGCGAAAAGTGCTGGACAGTTTCTTTGGCGATTTCTCGCGTCAACTGGAACAGGCTGAGCAAGATCCGGAAGCGGGCGGCATGCGTCCAAACCAGATGGTGCTCACCAGCATCGATTGCCCGACCTGTGGTCGTAAAATGGGTATTCGTACCGCCAGTACCGGTGTGTTCCTCGGCTGTTCTGGCTATGCTCTGCCGCCAAAAGAGCGCTGCAAAACCACCATTAACCTGGTGCCGGAAAATGAAGTGCTCAACGTGCTGGAAGGCGATGACGCCGAAACCAACGCGCTGCGTGCGAAACGTCGCTGCCAGAAGTGCGGCACGGCGATGGACAGCTATCTGATCGATCCGAAACGCAAGTTGCATGTGTGCGGCAATAACCCAACTTGTGACGGTTACGAAATCGAAGAGGGCGAGTTCCGCATCAAAGGCTACGATGGTCCGATCGTTGAGTGTGAAAAATGCGGTTCTGAAATGCACCTGAAAATGGGGCGCTTTGGTAAGTACATGGCCTGCACCAACGACGACTGTAAGAACACGCGTAAAATCCTGCGCAATGGTGAAGTTGCGCCGCCGAAGGAAGATCCGGTGCCGTTGCCGGAGCTGAAATGCGAGAAATCAGACGCTTATTTTGTGCTGCGTGACGGTGCTGCGGGCGTGTTCCTTGCCGCCAACACGTTCCCGAAATCTCGCGAAACGCGCGCGCCGCTGGTGGAAGAGCTGTATCGCTTCCGCGATCGTCTGCCGGAAAAATTGCGTTATCTGGCCGATGCACCGCAGGAAGATCCGCAGGGTAACAAAACCATTGTCCGCTTTAGCCGTAAAACGAAGCAACAGTACGTCGCTTCTGAGAAGGACGGCAAAGCCACCGGCTGGTCTGCGTTCTTTATCGACAGCAAGTGGGTTGAAGCGAAAAAATAA
- a CDS encoding YciN family protein: protein MNTTSQPIDRQSLLDLANQLIRDHEDTLAGIAATDVTQRNGVLVFSGEFYLDEQGLPTAKSTAVFNMFKYLAHELSEKYHLID, encoded by the coding sequence ATGAACACGACATCTCAACCTATCGATCGGCAGTCTTTGCTTGACCTGGCCAACCAACTCATTCGCGACCATGAAGATACCCTTGCAGGGATTGCGGCGACCGACGTGACCCAACGCAACGGCGTGCTGGTTTTTAGCGGGGAGTTTTATCTTGATGAACAAGGGTTGCCGACAGCAAAAAGCACGGCGGTGTTCAATATGTTCAAGTACTTAGCGCATGAACTGTCCGAAAAATACCATTTAATCGATTAA
- the sohB gene encoding protease SohB, whose product MELLSEYGLFLAKIATVVVAIAFIATLVINLTQRKRQRGELKITRLSEHYKEMQEEMSVALLGHHQQKFWHKAQKKKLKAEAKVAKGKAKTGESQESGKSRVYVLDFKGSMDAAEVNSLREEITAVLSVAKPQDQVLLRLESPGGVVHGYGLAASQLQRLRDKHIPLTIAVDKVAASGGYMMACVGDKIVAAPFSIIGSIGVVAQIPNFNRFLKSKDIDIELHTAGQFKRTLTLLGENTEEGRQKFRESLNETHDLFKGFVSQMRPQLDIESVATGEHWYGTQALEKGLVDAVGTSDELLLGLIENHEVIGVRYQHRKKLMERFTGSATESIDRLLMRWWQRGQKPMM is encoded by the coding sequence ATGGAATTACTGTCGGAATATGGTTTATTTTTAGCCAAAATTGCAACCGTTGTGGTGGCGATTGCGTTTATCGCGACGCTGGTCATTAATTTGACGCAGCGCAAACGCCAGCGGGGGGAGCTTAAAATCACCCGCTTGAGCGAACACTATAAAGAGATGCAGGAGGAGATGTCCGTCGCCTTACTGGGCCACCACCAACAGAAATTCTGGCACAAAGCACAGAAGAAAAAACTGAAGGCGGAAGCGAAGGTCGCAAAAGGCAAAGCGAAAACGGGTGAGTCGCAAGAGAGTGGCAAATCACGCGTTTATGTCCTCGATTTTAAAGGCAGTATGGATGCCGCAGAAGTCAATTCATTGCGCGAAGAGATAACCGCCGTGCTTAGCGTGGCGAAGCCGCAGGATCAGGTGCTTTTACGTCTCGAAAGCCCTGGCGGCGTGGTTCATGGTTATGGGCTTGCCGCTTCACAATTGCAGCGCCTGCGCGATAAACATATTCCGTTGACCATTGCCGTTGATAAAGTCGCAGCGAGCGGCGGTTATATGATGGCCTGCGTCGGCGATAAAATTGTCGCGGCCCCGTTCTCCATTATCGGTTCGATTGGCGTGGTCGCGCAGATCCCCAACTTCAACCGCTTCCTCAAAAGTAAAGATATTGATATTGAACTGCATACCGCCGGGCAGTTTAAGCGCACCCTGACCTTGTTGGGTGAGAACACGGAAGAAGGGCGACAGAAATTCCGCGAAAGCCTGAATGAAACTCACGATCTGTTTAAAGGCTTCGTCAGCCAGATGCGCCCGCAACTTGATATTGAAAGTGTGGCGACCGGTGAGCACTGGTACGGCACGCAAGCGCTGGAAAAAGGGCTTGTCGATGCCGTCGGCACCAGTGATGAACTGCTGCTGGGGCTTATCGAAAATCACGAAGTGATCGGCGTTCGCTATCAGCATCGTAAAAAACTGATGGAGCGGTTTACCGGCAGTGCGACCGAAAGTATCGATCGCTTGCTAATGCGCTGGTGGCAGCGCGGGCAAAAACCGATGATGTAA
- a CDS encoding YciK family oxidoreductase, translating into MHYQPQRDLLNGRIILITGASDGIGKEAALTYARHGANLILLGRNEEKLRQVSQLINDEGQTAQWFTLDMATCTPEACQQLADNIAAITPHLDGVLHNAGLLGDICPMSEQVPAMWDEVMQVNINATFYLTQALLPLLLNAESGSLVFTSSSVGRQGRANWGAYAVSKFATEGMMQVLAEEYQNRLRVNCINPGGTRTKMRASAFPTEDPQKLKTPADIMPLYLWLMGDDSRRKTGMSFDAQPGRKPGISQ; encoded by the coding sequence GTGCATTATCAGCCACAACGCGACCTGTTGAATGGCCGCATCATTCTTATCACCGGTGCCAGCGACGGTATTGGAAAAGAAGCGGCTCTGACTTATGCCCGCCACGGCGCCAACCTGATTTTGCTGGGCCGTAACGAAGAAAAATTGCGCCAGGTCTCACAATTAATCAATGACGAAGGGCAGACGGCGCAGTGGTTCACCCTTGATATGGCAACCTGCACGCCCGAAGCCTGCCAGCAACTGGCGGATAATATTGCCGCCATTACGCCGCACCTTGATGGCGTACTACACAACGCGGGTTTGCTGGGAGATATTTGCCCGATGAGCGAGCAAGTTCCGGCGATGTGGGACGAGGTCATGCAGGTGAATATCAACGCGACCTTTTATCTGACTCAGGCGCTTCTTCCTTTATTACTCAACGCGGAAAGTGGTTCTCTGGTGTTCACTTCCTCCAGCGTGGGCCGCCAGGGGCGCGCTAACTGGGGAGCCTACGCGGTTTCCAAGTTTGCCACCGAGGGGATGATGCAAGTGCTGGCAGAAGAGTATCAGAACCGTCTGCGCGTCAACTGTATCAACCCTGGCGGAACCCGCACTAAAATGCGCGCCAGCGCGTTCCCGACGGAAGATCCGCAAAAACTGAAAACCCCCGCCGATATTATGCCGCTCTATTTATGGCTGATGGGCGATGACAGCCGCCGTAAAACCGGGATGAGCTTTGACGCGCAACCCGGACGTAAACCAGGAATTTCACAATGA
- the cobO gene encoding cob(I)yrinic acid a,c-diamide adenosyltransferase: MSEERYQQRQQRVKERVDARVAAAQDERGVIIVFTGNGKGKTTAAFGTATRAVGHGKKVGAIQFIKGTWPNGERNLLEPLGVEFQVMATGFTWDTQNRESDTAACLAVWQHAERMLADPCLDMVLLDELTYMVAYDYLPLGTVLNALKNRPTTQTVIITGRGCHRDILELADTVSELRPVKHAFEAGVKAQIGIDY; the protein is encoded by the coding sequence ATGAGCGAAGAACGTTACCAGCAACGCCAGCAGCGTGTAAAAGAACGCGTGGATGCACGCGTTGCCGCTGCGCAGGATGAACGTGGGGTAATTATTGTTTTTACCGGCAACGGCAAAGGCAAAACCACGGCGGCATTTGGTACCGCCACCCGCGCCGTCGGTCATGGCAAAAAAGTGGGCGCGATCCAGTTTATTAAAGGCACCTGGCCGAACGGCGAGCGTAACTTACTGGAACCGTTGGGTGTGGAATTTCAGGTGATGGCCACTGGCTTCACGTGGGATACACAGAACCGCGAAAGCGACACTGCCGCCTGTCTTGCGGTCTGGCAGCATGCCGAACGTATGCTGGCCGATCCCTGTCTGGATATGGTGCTGCTGGATGAGCTGACGTATATGGTGGCGTACGATTATCTGCCGCTGGGAACGGTGCTGAACGCATTGAAAAACCGCCCGACGACACAGACAGTGATCATCACCGGTCGCGGTTGCCATCGCGATATTCTGGAACTGGCGGATACGGTCAGCGAGTTACGACCGGTGAAACATGCGTTCGAAGCGGGCGTAAAAGCGCAAATCGGGATTGATTACTGA
- the rluB gene encoding 23S rRNA pseudouridine(2605) synthase RluB: protein MSEKLQKVLARAGHGSRREIESIIEAGRVSVDGKVATLGDRVDVTPGLKIRIDGHLISVKESVEQICRVLAYYKPEGELCTRNDPEGRPTVFDRLPKLRGARWIAVGRLDVNTCGLLLFTTDGELANRLMHPSREVEREYAVRVFGEVDDAKLRDLARGVQLEDGPAAFKTIKFSGGEGINQWYNVTLTEGRNREVRRLWEAVGVQVSRLIRVRYGDIPLPKGLPRGGWTELDLAQTNYLRELVGLDAETQSKVAVEKDRRRMKANQIRRAVKRHNQPAGNRRSGGGRSKND, encoded by the coding sequence ATGAGCGAGAAACTACAGAAAGTGCTGGCGCGGGCTGGCCACGGCTCCCGCCGTGAAATCGAATCTATTATTGAAGCCGGTCGTGTCAGCGTTGACGGTAAAGTCGCTACGCTTGGTGATCGTGTTGACGTGACGCCGGGGCTAAAAATCCGTATTGATGGTCATCTCATTTCGGTGAAAGAGTCCGTCGAGCAGATCTGTCGCGTGCTGGCGTACTACAAACCGGAAGGCGAGCTGTGCACACGCAACGATCCTGAAGGTCGCCCGACGGTGTTCGACCGTCTGCCAAAATTGCGTGGGGCGCGCTGGATTGCGGTTGGACGCCTTGATGTCAATACCTGCGGGCTGTTGCTGTTTACGACCGACGGTGAGCTGGCGAACCGCCTGATGCACCCAAGCCGTGAAGTTGAACGTGAATATGCCGTGCGCGTGTTTGGTGAAGTCGACGACGCAAAATTGCGCGATCTGGCTCGCGGCGTGCAACTGGAAGATGGCCCGGCGGCCTTCAAAACCATCAAATTCAGCGGCGGCGAAGGCATTAACCAGTGGTACAACGTAACGCTGACCGAAGGGCGTAACCGCGAAGTGCGTCGCCTGTGGGAAGCGGTGGGTGTCCAGGTCAGCCGCCTGATTCGTGTGCGTTATGGCGATATTCCCCTGCCGAAAGGTCTGCCACGCGGCGGCTGGACGGAGCTGGATCTGGCGCAAACCAACTACCTACGTGAGCTGGTAGGTCTGGACGCGGAAACGCAGTCAAAAGTGGCGGTGGAAAAAGATCGCCGTCGCATGAAAGCAAACCAGATCCGTCGCGCTGTTAAACGCCACAACCAACCGGCCGGTAACCGCCGCTCTGGTGGTGGTCGTAGTAAAAACGATTAA
- a CDS encoding L-threonylcarbamoyladenylate synthase — translation MSQFFYIHPDNPQPRLINQAVDIVRKGGVIVYPTDSGYALGCKLEDKGAMERICRIRHLPDGHNFTLMCRDLSELSTYSFVDNVAFRLIKNNTPGNYTFILKGTKEVPRRLLQEKRKTIGLRVPSNPIALALLENLNEPMLSTSLMLPGNEFTESDPDEIKERLAKEVDLIIHGGYLGQQPTTVIDLTDDSPVVVREGVGDVRPFL, via the coding sequence ATGAGTCAGTTTTTTTATATTCACCCGGATAATCCCCAGCCGCGTTTGATTAACCAGGCGGTAGATATCGTGCGTAAAGGCGGAGTTATCGTCTATCCCACAGATTCCGGCTATGCGCTGGGCTGCAAGCTTGAAGATAAAGGGGCGATGGAGCGTATTTGCCGCATTCGTCACCTGCCGGACGGCCACAACTTCACGTTGATGTGTCGCGATCTGTCGGAACTATCAACATATTCGTTCGTCGATAACGTGGCGTTTCGCCTGATCAAAAACAACACGCCGGGCAATTACACGTTCATCCTGAAAGGGACGAAAGAGGTGCCGCGCCGTTTGTTACAGGAAAAACGGAAAACCATCGGCTTGCGTGTGCCGTCGAACCCGATTGCGCTGGCGCTATTGGAAAACCTCAACGAACCAATGCTGTCGACCTCGTTAATGTTGCCAGGCAACGAATTTACCGAGTCAGATCCCGATGAAATCAAAGAGCGGTTGGCGAAAGAGGTGGATTTGATTATTCATGGCGGTTATCTCGGTCAACAGCCGACAACGGTTATAGATTTGACAGATGATTCTCCGGTGGTGGTTCGTGAAGGTGTTGGCGATGTTAGGCCTTTCTTATAG
- the rnm gene encoding RNase AM has protein sequence MSDTNYAIIYDLHSHTRASDGLLSPEQLVHRAVEMRIGTLAITDHDTTDAIPAARAEIARAGLNLQLISGVEISTVWENHEIHIVGLNIDIAHPAMRDFLQAQSQRRTDRAQLIAERLEKAHIPGAWEGAQRLAQGANVTRGHFARFLVEQGKASNMADVFKKYLARGKTGYVPPQWCTIEQAIDVIHHSGGTAVIAHPGRYNLSAKWLKRLLAHFAQSGGEAIEVAQCQQAPNERAQLAVYARQFGLLASQGSDFHQPCPWIELGRKLWLPAGVDGVWLKWEQPQNPIEKREV, from the coding sequence TTGAGCGACACGAATTACGCCATTATTTACGATCTTCATAGCCATACCCGCGCCTCCGATGGCCTTCTTTCCCCCGAACAACTGGTGCATCGCGCGGTTGAGATGCGTATCGGAACGCTGGCGATTACCGATCATGACACCACGGATGCCATTCCCGCCGCGCGCGCCGAAATTGCCCGCGCCGGGCTGAATTTGCAGTTAATCAGTGGTGTGGAAATTTCCACGGTTTGGGAAAATCACGAAATTCATATTGTTGGGCTGAATATTGATATTGCCCACCCGGCGATGCGTGACTTTTTACAGGCACAATCGCAACGTCGTACCGATCGCGCGCAGCTTATTGCCGAACGGCTGGAGAAGGCTCATATCCCCGGCGCATGGGAAGGCGCGCAGCGTCTGGCGCAGGGCGCGAATGTGACGCGCGGTCATTTTGCCCGCTTTCTGGTGGAGCAGGGCAAGGCGAGCAATATGGCCGATGTCTTCAAAAAATACCTTGCTAGGGGGAAAACGGGTTATGTCCCGCCTCAGTGGTGTACAATAGAACAAGCCATTGATGTGATTCATCATTCTGGCGGAACGGCGGTAATAGCCCATCCAGGGCGTTATAATCTGTCCGCTAAGTGGTTGAAAAGACTGCTGGCGCATTTTGCTCAAAGCGGCGGCGAGGCGATAGAAGTTGCCCAATGCCAGCAGGCTCCCAATGAAAGAGCGCAGCTCGCGGTTTATGCCCGTCAGTTCGGTTTACTGGCGTCGCAAGGATCGGATTTCCACCAGCCCTGCCCGTGGATCGAATTGGGGCGTAAGCTCTGGCTTCCGGCCGGTGTTGACGGCGTCTGGCTTAAATGGGAGCAGCCGCAGAACCCTATAGAGAAGAGGGAAGTATGA
- a CDS encoding anthranilate synthase component 1: protein MQMQKPALELLTSQASYRGNPTALFHQLCADRPATLLLESADIDSKNDLKSLLLVDSALRITALGDTVTIRALTANGAALLALLDKALPAGVENTVLADGRELRFPAVSNLLDEDARLCSLSVFDAFRLLQSLVDVPVEEREAMFFGGLFAYDLVAGFEELPSLNHDRRCPDYCFYLAETLLVIDHQKQQTRIQASLFTDAASEKDRLLQRINMLRQQIDTPAAPLPVETVEHMRCDCNQSDEEYGNIVRKMQKAIRAGEIFQVVPSRRFTLPCPSPLAAYEVLKKSNPSPYMFFMQDEDFTLFGASPESSLKYDASNRQIEIYPIAGTRPRGRRPDGSLDRDLDSRIELDMRTDHKELSEHLMLVDLARNDLARICTPGSRYVADLTKVDRYSYVMHLVSRVVGELRQDLDVLHAYRACMNMGTLSGAPKVRAMQLIAEAEGSRRGSYGGAVGYFTAHGDLDTCIVIRSAWVEDGVATIQAGAGVVLDSVPQSEADETRNKARAVLRAIATAHHAQETF from the coding sequence CTGCAAATGCAAAAACCGGCACTCGAACTTTTAACCAGTCAAGCCAGCTACCGTGGCAATCCAACGGCGCTGTTCCACCAACTCTGCGCCGATCGCCCGGCAACGTTGTTGCTCGAATCAGCGGATATCGACAGTAAAAATGATTTAAAAAGCCTGCTACTGGTAGACAGCGCATTGCGCATTACCGCATTAGGTGACACCGTCACGATTCGCGCATTAACCGCCAATGGCGCAGCCCTGCTCGCTTTGCTTGATAAGGCGCTTCCCGCAGGCGTGGAAAACACCGTTTTGGCAGATGGCCGCGAGCTGCGCTTTCCTGCGGTGAGCAATCTGCTTGATGAAGACGCCCGTCTCTGCTCGCTCTCGGTTTTCGATGCATTTCGCTTATTACAGAGCCTGGTTGATGTTCCCGTTGAAGAGCGCGAAGCGATGTTTTTCGGCGGTCTGTTCGCCTATGACCTGGTGGCCGGTTTTGAAGAGCTGCCCAGTCTGAATCATGACCGCCGCTGCCCGGATTACTGCTTTTATCTCGCCGAAACCTTACTGGTGATCGACCACCAGAAACAGCAGACGCGCATTCAGGCGAGCCTGTTTACCGACGCCGCCAGCGAAAAAGATCGCCTGCTGCAACGCATCAATATGCTGCGCCAGCAGATTGACACCCCCGCCGCGCCGCTGCCGGTTGAGACCGTTGAACATATGCGTTGTGACTGCAACCAGAGCGATGAAGAGTACGGCAATATTGTGCGTAAAATGCAAAAAGCGATCCGCGCCGGGGAAATTTTCCAGGTCGTGCCCTCACGCCGTTTCACCTTGCCCTGCCCGTCACCGCTTGCGGCTTATGAAGTGCTGAAAAAGAGTAACCCAAGCCCCTATATGTTCTTTATGCAGGATGAAGATTTCACCCTGTTTGGCGCTTCCCCGGAAAGCTCGCTGAAATACGATGCCAGCAACCGTCAGATTGAAATTTACCCTATCGCCGGTACGCGCCCGCGCGGTCGCCGCCCGGATGGTTCACTCGATCGCGACCTCGATAGCCGCATCGAGCTGGACATGCGAACCGATCATAAAGAGCTCTCCGAACATTTGATGCTGGTTGACCTGGCGCGTAACGATTTAGCGCGTATCTGTACCCCTGGCAGCCGCTACGTTGCCGATCTGACAAAAGTCGATCGCTATTCTTACGTGATGCATCTGGTCTCCCGTGTGGTTGGCGAGCTACGCCAGGATTTAGATGTCCTGCATGCTTATCGTGCCTGCATGAATATGGGCACGCTGAGCGGCGCACCGAAAGTACGCGCCATGCAGCTGATTGCCGAGGCGGAAGGTTCACGTCGGGGCAGCTACGGTGGCGCAGTCGGTTATTTTACCGCCCATGGCGATCTGGATACCTGCATTGTTATCCGCTCCGCCTGGGTTGAGGACGGTGTGGCAACGATACAGGCCGGTGCAGGCGTGGTACTGGACTCCGTACCGCAATCTGAAGCCGACGAAACACGCAATAAAGCCCGCGCGGTTCTGCGCGCTATCGCCACCGCACACCACGCACAGGAGACGTTCTGA